In a genomic window of Pseudodesulfovibrio sp. JC047:
- the xseA gene encoding exodeoxyribonuclease VII large subunit: MSNILSVSELTKSVKALLEAEFPFVWVRGQVTNLSRPASGHVYFTLTDGDAAVSVVWFKSSQRSSEPVKQGEERVNPLTGEIEESSGSTALTGSGLEDGMDVLCAGRLNVYEPRGQYQLVAELVQDQGVGDLAVAFEALKRKLAGKGYFDEDRKLSVPDNPTRVAVVTSPSGAAIRDFLRIADTRGTGAEIRIYPSLVQGDQAPEQLAAAVDAVDADGWAEVVVLIRGGGSLEDLWAFNTEPVADAIYRARVPVVSGVGHEPDVSIADFVADKRVATPSHAAQELWTHRETLVQKLDVLDLGLGRAYSSFLHGKITDFDHLRKALVWLSPQRRLERMEDRFTALSARLQGAGLEHLYENVETVKRTADRLDRAFGPTRVIDATETVSGLAHRLHQGAQVFCENKVQAYDLLRTALHGLDPEGPLERGYALVRVHRTGTFLRDPKGVTKGDGLDIRVKGGSVAAVVTDEISFDK, encoded by the coding sequence AATCCGTGAAGGCCCTGCTTGAGGCCGAATTTCCCTTTGTCTGGGTCCGAGGACAGGTGACCAATCTGTCGCGTCCGGCCAGTGGTCATGTGTATTTTACGCTGACTGATGGAGACGCGGCCGTGTCCGTAGTCTGGTTCAAGTCGTCGCAACGGTCCTCTGAACCGGTGAAACAGGGCGAGGAACGGGTGAATCCGTTGACCGGTGAGATTGAGGAATCAAGTGGTTCGACCGCATTGACCGGCAGCGGCTTGGAAGACGGCATGGATGTGTTGTGCGCTGGCCGACTCAATGTCTATGAACCGCGTGGTCAGTACCAGTTGGTAGCGGAGTTGGTGCAGGATCAGGGCGTGGGCGATCTGGCCGTGGCGTTCGAGGCGTTGAAACGAAAGCTGGCGGGCAAAGGATATTTTGACGAGGACCGCAAATTGTCCGTGCCGGACAACCCGACGCGGGTGGCGGTGGTGACGTCGCCGTCAGGCGCGGCTATTCGGGACTTCTTGCGCATTGCCGATACGCGTGGCACGGGCGCTGAAATACGAATTTACCCGTCGCTTGTGCAGGGCGATCAGGCTCCGGAACAGCTCGCGGCGGCAGTGGATGCGGTCGACGCGGACGGCTGGGCCGAGGTGGTGGTGTTGATCCGTGGCGGTGGGTCGCTGGAAGATCTGTGGGCGTTCAATACCGAGCCGGTGGCTGATGCCATTTATCGGGCCAGAGTGCCGGTGGTGTCCGGAGTCGGGCATGAACCGGATGTGTCCATCGCGGATTTCGTGGCGGATAAACGGGTTGCCACTCCGAGCCATGCGGCCCAGGAATTGTGGACGCACAGAGAGACATTGGTGCAAAAACTGGATGTGCTTGATCTGGGACTGGGGCGTGCGTATAGCTCGTTTTTGCACGGCAAGATCACGGATTTCGATCATTTGCGCAAGGCGTTGGTCTGGCTGTCGCCACAGCGACGGCTGGAGCGGATGGAAGATCGGTTTACGGCTTTGTCTGCCCGACTTCAAGGGGCGGGATTGGAGCATCTTTATGAGAATGTGGAGACCGTGAAACGGACTGCTGATCGATTGGATCGAGCCTTTGGCCCGACGCGGGTGATCGATGCGACCGAGACCGTGAGCGGATTGGCGCATCGTCTGCATCAGGGCGCACAGGTGTTTTGTGAAAACAAAGTGCAGGCGTATGATCTGTTGCGGACGGCGTTGCATGGCCTTGACCCGGAAGGCCCGCTTGAGCGGGGGTATGCGCTGGTTCGCGTGCATCGAACCGGGACGTTTTTGCGTGACCCGAAAGGGGTGACGAAGGGCGACGGGCTTGATATCAGGGTGAAGGGCGGCTCTGTTGCCGCTGTGGTGACTGACGAAATTTCTTTTGATAAATAG